A genomic window from Leptolyngbya sp. BL0902 includes:
- a CDS encoding DNA-directed RNA polymerase subunit gamma, with protein MAKLEQRFDYVKIGLASPERIRQWGERTLPNGQVVGEVTKPETINYRTLKPEMDGLFCERIFGPAKDWECHCGKYKRVRHRGIVCERCGVEVTESRVRRHRMGYIKLAAPVAHVWYLKGIPSYIAILLDMPLRDVEQIVYFNAYVVLDPGNAENLSYKQLLTEDQWIEIEDQLYDEDTELSGVEVGIGAEALQRLLQDLELETVAEKLREEIANSKGQKRAKLIKRLRVIDNFIATGSKTEWMVLDVIPVIPPDLRPMVQLDGGRFATSDLNDLYRRVINRNNRLARLQEILAPEIIVRNEKRMLQEAVDALIDNGRRGRTVVGANNRPLKSLSDIIEGKQGRFRQNLLGKRVDYSGRSVIVVGPKLQIHQCGLPREMAIELFQPFVIHRLIRQGVVNNIKAAKKMIQHSDNSDTVWEVLEEVIESHPVMLNRAPTLHRLGIQAFEPILVEGRAIQLHPLVCPAFNADFDGDQMAVHVPLSLEAQAEARLLMLASNNVLSPATGQPIITPSQDMVLGCYYLTADNPGATKGEGHYFANMEDAIMAFEQGLVDLHAKVWLRYDGPVESDQPEVLEQEEESGGIKTQVYSERRVRLDQEGNVISQYIKTTAGRIIYNKAVLEAIAS; from the coding sequence ATGGCCAAGCTAGAACAGCGGTTTGACTACGTCAAAATTGGATTGGCATCCCCTGAACGGATTCGCCAGTGGGGGGAACGCACCCTGCCCAACGGCCAGGTGGTGGGCGAAGTCACCAAGCCGGAAACCATCAACTACCGGACGCTAAAGCCGGAGATGGACGGGCTTTTCTGTGAGCGGATTTTTGGCCCCGCTAAGGACTGGGAATGCCACTGCGGCAAATATAAGCGGGTGCGTCACCGGGGCATTGTCTGCGAGCGCTGCGGCGTGGAAGTGACGGAATCGCGGGTGCGCCGTCACCGCATGGGCTACATCAAACTGGCCGCTCCGGTGGCCCACGTGTGGTACCTGAAGGGCATCCCCAGCTACATCGCCATTCTGCTGGATATGCCCCTGCGGGACGTGGAGCAGATTGTCTACTTCAACGCCTATGTGGTGTTGGATCCCGGTAACGCTGAAAACCTCAGCTACAAGCAACTGCTGACGGAAGATCAGTGGATTGAAATCGAAGACCAGCTCTATGACGAAGATACCGAACTCTCCGGCGTTGAGGTGGGGATTGGGGCCGAAGCCCTCCAGCGCTTGCTGCAAGATTTGGAACTGGAAACCGTGGCCGAGAAGCTGCGGGAGGAAATCGCCAACTCCAAGGGCCAAAAGCGGGCCAAGCTGATCAAGCGCCTGCGGGTGATCGACAACTTCATCGCCACCGGGTCGAAAACCGAGTGGATGGTGCTGGATGTGATTCCCGTCATTCCCCCCGACCTGCGCCCCATGGTGCAGTTGGATGGGGGCCGCTTCGCCACCTCCGACCTCAACGACCTCTACCGTCGCGTCATCAACCGCAACAACCGTTTGGCCCGCCTACAGGAAATCCTGGCCCCGGAAATTATCGTCCGCAACGAAAAGCGGATGCTGCAAGAGGCCGTGGATGCCCTGATCGACAACGGTCGTCGGGGTCGCACGGTGGTGGGGGCCAACAACCGCCCGCTCAAGTCCCTGTCGGACATCATTGAAGGGAAACAGGGCCGCTTCCGCCAAAACCTGCTGGGTAAACGGGTGGACTACTCTGGCCGTTCCGTCATCGTGGTTGGCCCCAAGCTGCAAATTCACCAGTGCGGTCTGCCTCGCGAAATGGCTATTGAGTTGTTCCAGCCCTTTGTGATCCATCGCCTGATTCGCCAGGGGGTGGTGAACAACATCAAGGCCGCCAAGAAGATGATCCAGCACAGCGACAACAGCGACACCGTCTGGGAAGTGCTGGAAGAGGTGATTGAAAGCCACCCCGTCATGCTGAACCGGGCACCGACCCTCCACCGTTTGGGGATTCAGGCCTTTGAACCGATCCTGGTGGAAGGCCGCGCCATTCAGCTTCATCCCCTGGTCTGTCCCGCCTTCAACGCCGACTTTGACGGCGATCAAATGGCTGTCCACGTCCCCCTCTCCCTGGAAGCCCAGGCCGAGGCGCGGCTGCTGATGCTGGCCTCCAACAACGTGCTGTCTCCGGCCACGGGGCAACCGATCATCACCCCCTCCCAGGATATGGTGTTGGGCTGTTATTACCTAACGGCGGACAACCCTGGGGCCACCAAGGGCGAAGGGCACTACTTCGCCAACATGGAAGACGCCATCATGGCCTTCGAGCAGGGCTTGGTGGATCTCCATGCCAAGGTGTGGCTGCGCTATGACGGCCCGGTGGAGTCGGATCAGCCGGAGGTACTGGAGCAGGAGGAGGAATCCGGCGGCATCAAGACGCAGGTTTACTCCGAACGGCGGGTGCGTCTGGATCAAGAGGGCAACGTCATTTCCCAGTACATCAAAACCACCGCAGGCCGCATCATCTACAACAAGGCCGTTCTCGAAGCAATCGCAAGCTAA
- a CDS encoding DNA-directed RNA polymerase subunit beta' — translation MAEQGATQSSLVFRNRIIDKKQLKKLISWSFTEYGTARTSQMADRIKELGFKYATRAGVSISVEDLQVPAEKRAMLAAAEEDINATEERYIRGEITEVERLTKVIDTWNDTSEKLKDQVVENFKKNNPLNSVYMMAFSGARGNISQVRQLVGMRGLMANPQGEIIDLPIKTNFREGLTVTEYVISSYGARKGLVDTALRTADSGYLTRRLVDVSQDVIIREHDCGTERGIRLRSMTDGERVLIPLENRLLGRVVAEDVVNPETGEVVLAKNEPISPETASKIAKAGVEEVVVRSPLTCEATRSVCQLCYGWSLAHSDLVDLGEAVGIIAAQSIGEPGTQMTMRTFHTGGTFTGEVAPRINATKDGTVRLPKRFKSRGFRTRYGEEALMLESDADLVVEMSGKNQTERLPQGTILFVNDGDAVKKEQLLAELPSAGRTRKVTEKATKDVTSDLAGEVKFDGLVQEEKTDRQGNTTRLAQRGGLLWVLSGDVYNLLPGAEPVVRNGDAVKAGDTLAATKLTTERGGFVRLPDTQDDKGSREVEIITASVMLDQAQVRKEQGQGREHYFIETSYGQRFSLIATPGAKVTSGQVIAELEDDQFKTQTGGIVKFAGVEVAKKGKGKQGYEVVQGGTLLWIPEETHEVNKDISLLMVEDGQYLEAGTEVVKDIFCQNSGVVEITQKNDILRKIIVKPGDLHMVDAPEDVMERDRSLVNAGEEIMPGLVADALRYVEYVETPEGPAILLRPVEEYTVPNEPSVPSQGSATDAASSIKLRAVQRVPFKDGDRIEVVDGVELLRTQLVLDIEDESPHVVADIELVPDDADPEITRLQMVVLETQVIRRDVVADQTQGSTVTTLLVKEGDQIPPGAVLARTEIKCKESGVVRGIREGQEAVRRLLVVRDTDQVQMNLGGQAPSVKVGSLVVAETEIAPGISHNESGEVASIDGDTLTLRLARPYRVSTGAVLHIEDGDLVQRGDNLVLLVFERAKTGDIIQGLPRIEELLEARKPKEACVLSRRPGTAQVVYSDDETVEVKVIEEDGVVSEYPINPGQNVIVSDGQQVSTAEHLTDGPANPHEILEVFFDYHMSLGEGTHEAALKSLQEVQSFLVNEVQSVYQSQGIDISDKHTEVIVRQMSSKCRIDDGGDTTMLPGELVEIYQVEQVNEAMSITGGAPAQYTPVLLGITKASLNTDSFISAASFQETTRVLTEAAIEGKSDWLRGLKENVIIGRLIPAGTGYNAYEDAPAPEVEPGYESAILDDDLQDVVLDDRTARSYDLEGSLSILTDDDEMIGSPMDEGGLRRPPALSEDGDDFLAMTMDDDDLLIDDQTGAL, via the coding sequence ATGGCTGAGCAAGGGGCAACTCAATCCTCGCTGGTTTTTCGGAACCGCATCATTGACAAAAAGCAGCTTAAAAAGCTGATCTCCTGGTCATTCACCGAGTACGGCACCGCCCGCACCTCCCAAATGGCCGACCGAATTAAGGAGCTGGGCTTTAAGTACGCCACCCGCGCCGGGGTTTCCATCAGTGTGGAAGACCTCCAGGTACCAGCGGAAAAACGGGCCATGCTGGCCGCTGCCGAAGAGGACATCAACGCCACTGAGGAGCGCTATATCCGGGGTGAAATCACCGAGGTAGAGCGTTTGACCAAGGTTATCGATACCTGGAACGACACCAGCGAAAAGCTGAAGGATCAGGTGGTTGAGAACTTCAAAAAGAACAACCCCCTCAACTCGGTGTACATGATGGCCTTCTCTGGGGCACGGGGGAACATCTCCCAGGTGCGTCAGTTGGTGGGGATGCGCGGCCTGATGGCCAATCCCCAAGGGGAAATCATTGACCTTCCCATTAAAACCAACTTCCGGGAAGGGCTGACCGTAACCGAGTACGTGATCTCCTCCTACGGGGCGCGGAAGGGGCTGGTGGATACGGCCCTGCGGACGGCGGACTCCGGCTACCTCACCCGGCGTCTGGTGGACGTGTCCCAGGATGTGATTATCCGTGAGCACGACTGCGGCACCGAGCGCGGTATTCGTCTACGCAGCATGACCGACGGGGAGCGGGTGCTAATTCCCCTGGAAAACCGTCTGCTGGGTCGGGTGGTGGCAGAGGATGTGGTCAACCCGGAAACCGGGGAAGTTGTCCTGGCCAAGAATGAGCCCATTTCCCCCGAAACCGCCAGCAAGATTGCCAAGGCCGGGGTGGAAGAGGTGGTGGTGCGCTCGCCCCTCACCTGCGAAGCCACGCGGTCGGTGTGTCAACTGTGCTACGGCTGGAGCTTGGCCCATTCTGACCTGGTGGACTTGGGCGAAGCGGTGGGGATCATCGCCGCCCAGTCCATTGGCGAACCGGGTACCCAGATGACCATGCGTACCTTCCACACGGGTGGTACCTTCACCGGGGAAGTGGCTCCCCGGATTAACGCCACCAAGGACGGCACTGTGCGCCTGCCCAAGCGCTTCAAGAGTCGTGGCTTCCGCACCCGCTACGGCGAAGAAGCCCTGATGCTGGAGTCCGACGCGGATCTTGTGGTGGAGATGAGCGGCAAGAACCAGACGGAACGCCTACCCCAGGGGACGATCCTATTCGTCAACGATGGCGATGCGGTCAAGAAAGAGCAACTGCTGGCAGAACTGCCCTCCGCAGGGCGCACCCGCAAGGTGACGGAAAAAGCCACCAAGGACGTGACCTCTGACCTGGCTGGGGAAGTGAAGTTCGACGGCCTGGTGCAGGAGGAAAAAACCGACCGCCAGGGCAACACCACTCGCCTAGCCCAGCGTGGCGGTCTGCTGTGGGTGCTGTCTGGGGATGTCTATAACCTGCTGCCCGGTGCCGAACCCGTGGTACGCAACGGCGATGCCGTGAAGGCGGGCGACACCCTAGCCGCCACCAAGCTGACCACCGAGCGCGGCGGCTTCGTGCGTCTGCCCGACACCCAAGACGACAAGGGTAGCCGGGAAGTGGAGATCATCACCGCCTCCGTCATGCTGGATCAGGCCCAGGTGCGCAAAGAGCAGGGCCAAGGTCGGGAGCATTACTTCATCGAAACCTCCTACGGGCAGCGTTTCTCTTTGATTGCTACCCCTGGGGCCAAAGTCACCAGCGGCCAGGTGATTGCCGAACTCGAAGACGACCAGTTCAAAACCCAGACGGGCGGTATCGTCAAGTTTGCTGGGGTTGAGGTGGCCAAAAAGGGCAAGGGCAAGCAGGGCTACGAAGTTGTGCAAGGCGGCACCCTGCTGTGGATTCCCGAAGAAACCCACGAGGTCAACAAAGACATCTCCCTGCTGATGGTGGAGGATGGCCAATACCTAGAAGCGGGCACCGAAGTGGTGAAGGACATCTTCTGCCAAAACAGCGGTGTGGTGGAAATTACCCAGAAGAACGACATTCTGCGGAAGATCATCGTCAAACCGGGCGACCTGCACATGGTGGATGCCCCCGAAGACGTGATGGAACGGGATCGCTCCTTGGTGAACGCCGGGGAAGAAATCATGCCCGGTCTAGTGGCCGACGCCCTGCGCTACGTGGAATACGTAGAAACCCCCGAAGGGCCTGCGATTCTGCTGCGTCCGGTAGAGGAATACACCGTCCCCAACGAGCCCTCGGTGCCCAGCCAGGGTTCCGCGACGGATGCCGCCAGCTCCATCAAACTGCGGGCGGTACAGCGGGTGCCCTTCAAGGATGGCGACCGGATTGAGGTGGTCGATGGCGTCGAACTCCTGCGGACTCAGTTGGTGCTGGATATCGAAGACGAATCGCCCCATGTCGTGGCCGACATTGAACTCGTGCCCGACGATGCCGATCCTGAGATTACCCGCCTGCAAATGGTGGTGCTGGAAACCCAGGTGATCCGCCGCGATGTGGTAGCCGACCAAACCCAGGGCAGCACCGTCACCACCCTGCTGGTGAAGGAGGGCGACCAGATTCCCCCCGGTGCCGTTTTGGCCCGTACCGAAATCAAGTGTAAGGAATCCGGCGTCGTGCGCGGGATTCGTGAAGGCCAGGAGGCCGTGCGTCGCCTGCTGGTGGTGCGCGACACCGACCAGGTTCAGATGAACCTGGGTGGCCAAGCGCCCAGCGTTAAGGTGGGCAGCTTAGTCGTGGCAGAAACAGAAATCGCCCCCGGCATCAGCCACAACGAATCTGGGGAAGTGGCCAGCATCGACGGTGACACCCTCACCCTACGCCTCGCACGGCCCTACCGGGTCTCGACCGGAGCCGTGCTGCACATCGAAGATGGCGACCTCGTGCAACGGGGCGACAACCTGGTGCTACTGGTGTTTGAGCGGGCCAAGACCGGAGACATCATCCAAGGTCTGCCCCGGATTGAGGAACTACTGGAGGCCCGGAAGCCCAAGGAAGCCTGCGTTTTGTCCCGTCGCCCCGGTACCGCCCAGGTAGTCTACAGCGACGACGAAACCGTGGAAGTGAAGGTGATCGAAGAGGACGGCGTGGTGTCGGAATATCCGATCAACCCCGGCCAGAACGTAATCGTTTCCGACGGGCAGCAGGTCAGCACGGCGGAACACCTCACGGACGGCCCCGCCAACCCCCACGAAATTCTGGAGGTCTTCTTCGACTACCACATGAGTCTAGGGGAAGGCACCCACGAAGCCGCCCTCAAGAGTTTGCAGGAAGTTCAAAGCTTCCTGGTGAACGAGGTGCAGTCGGTGTACCAGTCCCAGGGGATTGATATTTCCGACAAACACACGGAGGTGATCGTGCGGCAGATGTCCTCCAAGTGCCGCATTGACGACGGCGGTGACACCACCATGCTGCCCGGTGAACTGGTGGAAATCTACCAGGTGGAGCAGGTCAACGAAGCCATGTCGATTACGGGTGGGGCTCCGGCCCAGTACACTCCGGTGCTGCTGGGGATTACCAAGGCCTCCCTAAATACCGACAGCTTCATCTCGGCGGCGAGTTTCCAAGAAACCACCCGCGTCCTCACCGAAGCCGCCATTGAAGGCAAGTCCGACTGGCTGCGCGGCCTGAAGGAAAACGTCATCATTGGGCGCTTGATCCCTGCCGGGACGGGCTACAACGCCTACGAAGACGCCCCCGCCCCTGAAGTCGAACCGGGCTACGAGTCTGCCATCCTCGACGACGACCTTCAGGACGTGGTGCTAGATGACCGCACCGCCCGCAGCTACGACCTAGAGGGTAGCCTCAGCATCCTGACCGACGACGACGAAATGATCGGATCTCCCATGGATGA
- the rpoB gene encoding DNA-directed RNA polymerase subunit beta, with protein MTEPITYTTPNFVLPDLVEIQRSSFRWFLEEGLIEELESFSPITDYTGKLELHFLGKQYKLKSPKYDVDEAKRRDATYSVQMYVPTRLINKETGEIKEQEVFIGDLPLMTDRGTFIINGAERVIVNQIVRSPGVYYKSETDKNGRRTYNANLIPNRGAWLKFETDKNDLVWVRIDKTRKLSAQVLLKALGLSDNEIFDSLRNPEYFQKTIEKEGQFSEEEALLELYRKLRPGEPPTVTGGEQLLYSRFHDPKRYDLGRVGRHKLNRKLRLNVPDTTRVLTPTDILTAIDYLINLEFDIGSIDDIDHLGNRRVRSVGELLQNQVRVGLNRLERIIRERMTVSDADSLTPASLVNPKPLVAAIKEFFGSSQLSQFMDQTNPLAELTHKRRISALGPGGLTRERAGFAVRDIHPSHYGRICPIETPEGPNAGLIGSLATHARVNDFGFIETPFFRAENGRVRKDIPPVYMTADEEDDLRVAPGDIATDEEGYIIGDTVPVRYRQDFTTTASTEVDYVAVSPVQIISVATSLIPFLEHDDANRALMGSNMQRQAVPLLQPERPLVGTGLEAQAARDSGMVIISRTDGEVVYLDADLIKVKDPEGNIHAYEMQKYQRSNQDTCLNQRPIVFPGEKVQSGQVLADGSATEGGELALGQNILVAYMPWEGYNYEDAILLSERMVYDDVYTSIHVEKFEIEARQTKLGPEEITREIPNVGEDALRQLDETGIIRIGAWVESGDILVGKVTPKGESDQPPEEKLLRAIFGEKARDVRDNSLRVPNGEKGRVVDVRVFTREQGDELPPGANMVVRVYVAQKRKIQVGDKMAGRHGNKGIISRILPIEDMPYLPDGTPIDIALNPLGVPSRMNVGQVFECLLGWAAENLDARFKVIPFDEMYGEEASRNSTHGKLMEARETTGKDWVYNPDDPGKIILRDGRTGEPFDKAITVGKAYMLKLVHLVDDKIHARSTGPYSLVTQQPLGGKAQQGGQRFGEMEVWALEAFGAAYTLQELLTVKSDDMQGRNEALNAIVKGKSIPRPGTPESFKVLMRELQSLCLDIAVHKVETKEDGTSRDIEVDLMADVNNRRAPSRPTYESIARDDSEDMED; from the coding sequence CACTTTTTGGGTAAGCAGTACAAGCTAAAAAGCCCGAAGTACGACGTGGATGAGGCCAAGCGGCGGGACGCCACCTACTCGGTGCAGATGTATGTGCCCACTCGGTTGATTAACAAAGAAACCGGGGAAATTAAGGAGCAGGAAGTGTTCATCGGTGATCTGCCGCTGATGACCGACCGGGGTACCTTCATCATCAACGGGGCCGAGCGGGTGATCGTCAACCAGATCGTCCGTAGTCCTGGGGTGTACTACAAGTCGGAAACCGACAAAAACGGTCGCCGTACCTACAACGCCAACCTGATCCCCAACCGGGGCGCTTGGCTGAAGTTTGAGACCGACAAAAACGACCTGGTGTGGGTGCGGATTGATAAAACCCGCAAGCTGTCGGCCCAGGTGTTGCTGAAGGCGTTGGGGCTGAGCGACAACGAAATTTTCGACTCCCTGCGGAACCCGGAATATTTCCAAAAAACCATCGAAAAAGAAGGGCAATTCAGTGAAGAGGAAGCCCTGCTGGAGCTGTACCGCAAGCTGCGTCCCGGTGAACCGCCTACGGTGACGGGGGGTGAGCAACTGCTGTACTCCCGTTTCCACGATCCCAAGCGCTACGACCTGGGTCGGGTGGGTCGCCACAAGCTGAACCGCAAGCTGCGGCTGAATGTGCCCGACACTACGCGGGTGCTGACCCCCACGGACATCCTCACCGCCATCGACTACCTGATTAATCTGGAATTCGACATCGGCAGCATCGACGACATCGACCACCTCGGCAACCGTCGGGTGCGTTCGGTGGGTGAATTGCTGCAAAACCAGGTGCGGGTGGGCCTCAACCGCCTAGAGCGGATCATTCGGGAACGGATGACCGTGTCCGATGCCGATTCCCTCACTCCGGCCTCCCTGGTGAACCCCAAACCCCTGGTAGCGGCGATTAAGGAGTTCTTCGGCTCCAGCCAGCTCTCCCAGTTCATGGATCAAACCAACCCCCTGGCGGAGTTGACCCACAAGCGCCGGATCAGCGCCCTCGGCCCCGGTGGTCTGACCCGGGAACGGGCAGGTTTTGCGGTGCGCGACATTCACCCCTCCCACTACGGTCGGATTTGCCCCATTGAAACGCCGGAAGGCCCCAACGCGGGTCTGATCGGCTCCCTAGCCACCCACGCCCGCGTCAACGACTTCGGCTTCATCGAAACCCCCTTCTTTAGGGCCGAAAATGGTCGGGTGCGGAAGGATATTCCCCCGGTTTACATGACCGCCGACGAAGAGGACGATCTGCGGGTGGCTCCGGGCGATATCGCCACCGACGAAGAGGGCTACATCATTGGCGACACCGTGCCCGTGCGCTATCGGCAAGACTTCACCACCACCGCCTCCACCGAGGTAGACTACGTGGCCGTGTCTCCAGTGCAGATTATCTCCGTGGCCACGTCCTTGATTCCCTTCCTAGAGCACGACGACGCCAACCGCGCCCTGATGGGGTCTAACATGCAGCGGCAGGCGGTGCCCCTGCTGCAACCGGAGCGTCCCCTGGTGGGTACGGGTCTGGAGGCCCAGGCCGCCCGCGACTCTGGGATGGTGATCATCAGCCGCACCGATGGCGAGGTGGTCTACCTGGATGCCGACCTGATTAAGGTTAAGGATCCCGAAGGCAACATCCATGCCTACGAGATGCAAAAGTACCAGCGCTCCAACCAAGACACCTGTCTAAACCAGCGCCCCATCGTGTTTCCTGGGGAAAAGGTGCAGTCGGGGCAGGTGCTGGCCGATGGCTCTGCCACCGAGGGCGGTGAACTCGCGCTGGGTCAAAACATCCTGGTGGCCTACATGCCCTGGGAAGGCTACAACTACGAGGACGCCATTCTGCTCAGCGAGCGAATGGTCTACGACGATGTTTACACCTCCATCCACGTCGAGAAATTCGAGATTGAGGCGCGGCAGACCAAGCTGGGGCCAGAGGAAATCACCCGCGAAATTCCCAACGTCGGGGAAGATGCCCTGCGTCAGCTCGACGAAACCGGGATTATCCGCATTGGGGCCTGGGTAGAATCCGGCGACATTCTGGTGGGTAAGGTGACGCCCAAGGGTGAATCCGACCAGCCCCCGGAAGAGAAACTGCTGCGGGCCATCTTCGGCGAAAAGGCGCGGGACGTGCGGGATAACTCCCTACGGGTGCCCAACGGCGAAAAGGGCCGCGTGGTCGATGTGCGGGTGTTTACCCGCGAACAGGGCGACGAACTGCCCCCCGGTGCCAACATGGTGGTGCGGGTCTACGTGGCCCAGAAGCGCAAGATCCAGGTGGGCGACAAAATGGCCGGACGCCACGGCAACAAGGGAATTATTTCCCGCATCCTGCCCATCGAGGACATGCCCTACCTGCCCGACGGCACCCCCATCGACATTGCCCTGAATCCCCTGGGTGTGCCTTCCCGGATGAACGTGGGTCAGGTGTTTGAGTGCCTACTGGGTTGGGCGGCGGAGAACCTGGACGCCCGCTTTAAGGTGATCCCCTTCGACGAAATGTACGGCGAAGAAGCCTCCCGCAACTCCACCCACGGCAAGCTGATGGAGGCCCGCGAAACCACCGGAAAAGATTGGGTCTACAACCCCGACGATCCCGGCAAAATCATCCTGCGGGATGGCCGCACCGGGGAACCCTTTGATAAGGCGATCACTGTGGGCAAAGCCTACATGCTGAAACTGGTTCACCTGGTCGATGACAAGATCCACGCCCGCTCCACGGGTCCCTACTCTCTGGTGACGCAGCAGCCCCTTGGCGGTAAAGCCCAGCAGGGTGGACAGCGCTTCGGGGAAATGGAAGTGTGGGCGCTGGAAGCCTTCGGGGCGGCCTACACCCTCCAGGAATTGCTGACCGTGAAGTCCGACGATATGCAGGGCCGTAACGAAGCCCTCAACGCCATCGTCAAGGGCAAGTCCATCCCTCGCCCCGGTACGCCGGAATCCTTCAAGGTGTTGATGCGGGAGTTGCAATCCCTCTGTCTCGACATCGCCGTTCACAAGGTGGAAACCAAGGAAGACGGCACCAGCCGCGACATTGAGGTAGACCTGATGGCCGATGTCAACAATCGTCGGGCTCCCTCCCGGCCCACCTACGAATCCATCGCCCGCGACGACAGCGAGGACATGGAAGACTAG